A single Phragmites australis chromosome 4, lpPhrAust1.1, whole genome shotgun sequence DNA region contains:
- the LOC133915920 gene encoding protein argonaute 7-like, with protein MEMEGVAKNERKVGGGGSGGGGGAVGNGGGANGGRTWRGGGGGGYRQHPIIQAYPALLPLPIHAAHARANGAVLLPLPPPPPPPPPPPPVMVYLHQPPPLPLPLPLPKAAAWCYGKLNGASPQKGSAWRSKKQPPPPHAVTAALLPLPRDAEVLQHKKFFIHEKKTSGMEANHVNNLQNSSTTTGRATIAPRPDAGGVEGTVIPLYANHFLVRFDPRQKIFHYNVDISPHPSKETARMIKNKLVEENSSVLSGALPAFDGRKNLFSPIEFQQEKLEFFVSFPAVASARFIAAKENSHMHDKQLHHKIFSVNLRLVSKLSGEDLNKYLNEEKDGIPLPQDYLHALDVILREGAMESSISVGRSLYSRAMGEAKEIGGGAVGLRGFFQSLKPTKQGLALNVDLSLTTFHENTSIIAYLQKRCDFLKDLSQMKTRALAEDELREVEKALKNIRVFVCHRKTDQRYHVHGLTEETTENLKFRDRSGKDCMVVDYFKEHYKHDIKFRNLPCLQIGRSKPCYVPMELCVVCEGQKFLGKLSDEQTSKMLKMGCQRPSERKGIIKGVVEGAFAARSNSYADQFNLQVSKDMTQLSGRVLLPPKLKLGNGGRIKDITPDRFDRQWSLLDSHVAEGSKINSWALISFGGTPEHHSFVPKFINQLSSRCEQLGILLNKKTVVSPLFERIQVLNNVGILETKLKKIQEAASGNLQLLICVMERKHRGYADLKRIAETSIGVVTQCCLYSNLSKLTFQFLANLALKINAKLGGCNVALYNSLPCQIPRIFSEELVMFMGADVTHPHPLDDSSPSVVAVVASMNWPSANKYISRMRSQTHRKEIIEHLDVMTGELLEEFLKEVGKLPSIIIFFRDGVSETQFYKVLKEELQAVRVTCSRYPGYKPSITFIVVQKRQHTRLFHREKNGGSTHYSDQNVPPGTVVDTVITHPREFDFYLCSHWGTKGTSRPTHYHVLWDENNFQSDEMQKLIYHLCYTFARCTKPVSLVPPAYYAHLAAYRGRLYLDRSDSTVVSRTTLYRATPLQTAPLPKLRDTVKRLMFYC; from the exons ATGGAGATGGAGGGGGTGGCCAAGAACGAGAGGAAGGTCGGAGGAGGtggtagcggcggcggcggcggcgcggttgGTAATGGTGGTGGTGCGAATGGGGGGAGGACgtggaggggcggcggcggcggcggctataGGCAGCACCCGATCATCCAGGCCTACCCGGCACTCCTGCCGCTGCCGATACACGCCGCCCACGCGCGTGCCAACGGCGCCGtactgctgccgctgccgccgccgccgccgccgccgccgccgccgccgccggtgatgGTGTACCTgcaccagccgccgccgctgccgctgccgctgccgctcccCAAGGCGGCGGCGTGGTGCTACGGGAAGCTCAATGGGGCCTCGCCGCAGAAGGGGTCCGCGTGGAGATCGaagaagcagccgccgccgccgcacgccgTCACCGCCGCGCTGCTGCCGCTCCCGCGGG ACGCCGAGGTGCTTCAGCACAAAAAGTTCTTCATACATGAGAAGAAAACATCTGGCATGGAAGCAAATCATGTAAACAACCTTCAGAATTCTTCTACCACTACAGGGAGAGCTACCATTGCACCCAGACCCGACGCTGGTGGGGTTGAGGGAACTGTAATTCCTCTTTATGCAAACCATTTCCTTGTGCGCTTTGACCCCAGGCAGAAGATTTTCCATTATAATGTTGACATATCCCCACATCCATCGAAAGAAACAGCAAGAATGATCAAGAACAAGCTAGTTGAAGAAAATTCAAGTGTTCTCTCAGGCGCCCTGCCGGCCTTTGATGGCCGCAAGAATCTGTTTAGTCCCATTGAGTTTCAACAGGAGAAGCTTGAGTTCTTTGTTAGTTTTCCAGCAGTTGCATCAGCACGATTTATAGCAGCTAAAGAGAATAGCCACATGCATGACAAGCAGTTGCATCATAAGATTTTCAGTGTGAACCTTCGATTGGTTTCGAAGCTAAGTGGTGAGGACTTGAACAAGTATTTGAATGAAGAGAAGGATGGTATTCCTCTTCCACAAGATTACCTCCATGCATTGGATGTGATCCTGCGAGAAGGTGCTATGGAAAGTTCTATTTCTGTAGGCCGGTCTTTGTATTCACGCGCCATGGGAGAAGCAAAGGAGATTGGTGGTGGGGCTGTTGGATTAAGAGGTTTCTTTCAGAGCTTGAAGCCGACCAAGCAAGGTCTTGCCCTGAATGTTGACCTCTCACTCACAACATTCCATGAAAACACAAGCATAATTGCATACTTGCAGAAACGCTGTGACTTCTTGAAGGACCTTTCACAGATGAAGACTAGGGCTTTGGCAGAAGATGAGCTAAGGGAGGTGGAGAAAGCATTGAAGAATATTCGAGTTTTTGTGTGCCACCGTAAAACTGACCAAAGGTACCATGTGCATGGCTTGACTGAGGAGACAACAGAGAACCTCAAGTTTCGAGACCGAAGTGGGAAGGATTGTATGGTGGTGGATTACTTCAAGGAGCACTACAAGCATGATATAAAATTCAGGAACCTGCCTTGCTTGCAGATTGGTAGGAGCAAGCCGTGCTACGTGCCAATGGAGCTTTGTGTTGTTTGCGAGGGCCAGAAGTTTCTTGGCAAGCTCTCAGATGAACAAACCTCCAAGATGCTCAAAATGGGGTGCCAAAGACCAAGTGAAAGAAAGGGAATCATAAAGGGAGTTGTTGAAGGAGCATTTGCCGCAAGAAG CAATTCATATGCTGATCAATTCAATCTTCAAGTGTCAAAGGACATGACACAGCTCTCAGGGAGGGTTCTCTTGCCACCAAAACTAAAGCTTGGCAATGGAGGGCGCATCAAGGATATAACACCAGACAGATTTGATCGGCAATGGAGTTTGCTGGACAGCCATGTTGCTGAGGGTTCCAAGATCAATAGCTGGGCCCTGATAAGCTTTGGTGGCACCCCAGAGCATCACTCTTTTGTTCCTAAGTTTATCAACCAGCTATCAAGCCGATGTGAGCAACTTGGGATTCTACTCAACAAGAAAACTGTTGTTAGCCCATTGTTCGAGCGAATTCAAGTCCTGAACAATGTAGGTATTTTGGAGACCAAGCTGAAGAAAATTCAGGAAGCTGCCTCGGGCAATCTACAGTTGCTCATCTGTGTCATGGAGCGGAAGCATCGAGGCTACGCTGATCTGAAGCGTATTGCAGAAACATCCATTGGTGTTGTTACACAGTGTTGCCTGTACTCCAACTTAAGCAAGCTGACCTTTCAGTTCTTGGCCAATTTAGCACTGAAGATAAATGCAAAGCTTGGTGGATGCAATGTTGCCCTCTACAACAGCTTGCCATGCCAAATTCCTAGAATATTTTCAGAGGAGCTGGTGATGTTCATGGGTGCTGATGTGACACACCCACATCCACTTGATGACTCGAGTCCATCAGTGGTCGCCGTAGTTGCAAGCATGAATTGGCCTTCAGCAAATAAGTACATCTCCAGGATGAGGTCACAAACACATCGGAAAGAAATCATTGAGCACCTTGATGTGATGACCGGTGAACTACTTGAAGAGTTCCTGAAAGAAGTTGGCAAGCTCCCAAGTATAATCATATTCTTCAGAGACGGTGTGAGCGAGACACAATTCTACAAGGTACTGAAAGAGGAGCTGCAAGCAGTGCGTGTGACATGTTCCagatacccaggttacaagccATCCATCACGTTCATCGTAGTTCAGAAGAGGCAACATACTAGGCTCTTCCACAGGGAGAAGAATGGTGGCTCGACACACTACTCTGACCAGAATGTACCACCGGGGACGGTGGTCGACACCGTAATCACGCACCCAAGGGAGTTTGATTTCTACCTGTGCAGCCACTGGGGCACAAAGGGGACGAGCAGGCCGACGCATTATCATGTGCTGTGGGACGAAAACAACTTCCAGTCTGATGAGATGCAGAAGCTGATATACCACCTTTGCTACACTTTCGCTCGGTGCACCAAACCAGTCTCTCTTGTTCCACCGGCGTACTACGCACATCTTGCTGCATACAGAGGCAGGCTGTACCTTGATAGATCAGACTCGACGGTCGTCAGCCGGACAACTTTGTACAGAGCCACTCCATTGCAGACTGCACCACTCCCTAAGCTCAGAGACACTGTGAAGAGGCTAATGTTCTACTGCTGA